The genomic interval AATCGCCCGGACAGCTCCTGCCACTACGATTGGGCGCGTGCAGAACCCCGCCCGCGCGTTCCGACCCGACCCGGCGACCATCCCGACCGATCCGGGCTGCTACCTGTGGCGCGACCGCCACGGGCGTGTGATCTACGTCGGCAAGGCGAAGCAGCTGCGCGCCCGGCTGGCCAGCTACTTCGGGGCCTGGTCGACCATCCACCAGCGCACCCGCGGCATGCTCGAGACGGCACGCAGCGTCGAGTGGATCGTCACCGACAACGAGGTGGAGGCGCTGCACCTCGAGTACAACCTGATCAAGCGTCACCGCCCCCGCTACAACGTCCGCTACACCGACGACAAGAGCTATCCCTACCTGGCCATCACCGTCCAGGAGGACGTGCCGCGGGCGATGGTCCGGCGCAACCCGCGCCGTGACGGCACCCGCTACTTCGGCCCGTACGCCCACGCGTACGCGATCCGCGAGACGCTGGACCTGCTGCTGCGGGTGTTCCCGGTGCGCACGTGCTCGCAGGGCGTCTTCGACCGGTGCGAGCGCACCGGCCGACCGTGCCTGCTGTACCACATCGGCCGGTGCGCGGGCCCGTGTGTCGGCAAGATCGACCACGAGGGTCACCGCGACCTCGTCGACGAGATGATCAACTTCCTCGAGGGCAACACCGACGACGTCCTCGGCGAGCTCACCGAGCAGATGCGCGACGAGGCCGACCGGCTGAACTACGAGGCGGCCGCGCGGCTGCGTGACCAGATCGACGCCGCCCAGCGCGCGCTCGCCAAGCAGACCATGGTGACCAGCGCCCGCGACAGCTTCGACGCGATCAATCTGTTCGAGGACGAGTACGAGGCGGCGTTCCAGGTCTTCTCGGTGCGCCGCGGGCGCGTGGTCGGTCGCAAGGGCTGGACGGTCGACAAGGTCGAGGACCTGTCGTCGGGCGAGCTGCTCGGGCGCTTCGTGCTGGAGCTCGCGATGGAGCGGGCGGAGGAGCTGCCCAGGCAGATCCTCGTGCCGTTCGAGCCGGCGGACGGCGACACGCTGGAGGAGCTGTGCACCGAGCTGCGCCGGGACGCGCAGGACGCGACCGGCCGGGTGCGGCTGACGGTTCCGGTGCGGGGCGCCAAGCGCGACTTCCTGGCCACCGTCGCCGACAACGCCAAGGAGGCGTTCCACCAGCACCGGCTCAAGCGTGCCAAGGACTTCAACGCCCGCAGCCAGGCCCTCAACGAGCTGCAGCAGGCGCTGGGACTGGACGAAGCGCCCCTGCGGATGGAGTGCTACGACATCTCGACGCTGCAGGGCACCAACTCGGTGGCCTCGATGGTCGTGATGGAGGACGGGTTGCCGCGCAAGTCCGAGTACCGGCGCTTCCAGATCCGCGGCGTCGTCGGTCAGGACGACTTCGCGATGATGCACGAGGTCATCACGCGGCGGTTCCGGCGATTCCTCGACGAACAGGCCGGGCCCGCCAGCGAGCGCAAGTTCTCGTACCCGTCGAACCTCGTGATCATCGACGGCGGCAAGGGCCAGTTGAACGCCGCACGTCGCGCGCTGGAGGAGCTCGGGATCGACGGCGTGGAGATCTGCGGCCTCGCGAAGCGGCTGGAGGAGGTGTTCCTGCCCGATCGGTCCGAGCCGGTGCTGCTACCGCGCGCCAGCGAGGCGCTGTACCTGCTGCAGCGTGTGCGCGACGAGGCGCACCGCTTCGCCGTCACCTACCATCGGACGCTGCGCGGCAGGCGTATGACCGAGTCGGCGTTCGACGAGATCGACGGCATCGGGCCGGCGCGGCGTCGCAACCTGCTGGACGTGTTCGGGTCGCTGCAGGGCGTCCGGGACGCCACGATCGACGAGCTCGAGCAGGTCCCCGGCATCTCGAGCATGCTTGCACGGACCATCCACGCACACTTCCAGCCAGGCACAGCCGCACGCGAGGACGAGCGATGACCACAGCCAGGCCCGCCGTTGTCGACGACGAGGTGCCGCAGCCCGAGGTCGTGGTGATCACCGGCATGTCGGGCGCGGGGCGGTCCACGGCGTCCAACGTGCTTGAGGACCTCGGCTACTTCGTCATCGACAACATGCCGCCCGAGCTGCTCGCCCGTGTGATGGAGCTCGTGACCGCTGCGGGCTCGACGATCGCACGGGTCGCGCTGGTCGTGGACGTACGTGGTCGCCCGCTGTGGGGCGACGTGCAGCCCTACATCCGTTCGATGCGGGAACAGGGCATGCCGCTGCGGCTGCTCTTCCTCGAGGCGGATGACGAGACGCTGGTAAAGCGGTACGAGGCGGCGCGCCGACGCCATCCGCTCGCGCCGAGCGGGCGGATCATCGATGGCATCAGCAACGAGCGCGCGCTGCTGACGGATCTGCGGGCCGATGCCGACCTCATCGTCGACACGAGTGCAACCAACGTCCACGAGCTGCGGAACCGGGTGACCGACGCGTTCGGCGACGACGGCCGCGCCATGATCGTCAACGTCCTGAGCTTCGGCTTCAAGCACGGCACGCCGCGCGACGCGGATCTGGTGCTCGACGTACGGTTCCTGCCGAACCCGCACTGGGTCGACGAGTTGCGTCCGCTGACCGGCCGCGACGCCCCAGTCGCCGACTACGTCTTCGGCCAGCCGCTGACCAAGGACTTCCTGGCGCGGCTGCTCGATCTGCTCGACGTCATGATCCCCGCGTTCATCGACGACGGCAAGCGGTACCTCACGATCGCGATCGGGTGCACCGGGGGCCGCCACAGGTCGGTCGCGCTGGCCGAACGCATCGGTGAGTTCGTGCGTCGGTTCGACGTCGCGGTCCAGGTCGACCACCGCGACTGCAGCCTGTGAACCCCACCGATCCGGGCACACGCCCACGCCGGGTCGTCGCGATCGGCGGCGGCCACGGGCTGTCACGGGTGCTCGCGGCGTGCCGGCACATGGAGGTTGCGCCCACGGCCGTTGTGACGGTGGCCGACGACGGTGGGTCGAGCGGACGCCTCCGGCGCGACCTCGGGATCATCGCGCTCGGCGATCTGCGGATGGCGCTGCTCGCGCTGGCAGGTGACACGGACCTCGCCGACGTCCTGGCGCACCGCTTCGAGCGTGGCCACCTGGAGGGCCACGCGCTGGGCAACCTGTTGCTCGTGGCGCTCGCCGAGCGGGCGGACGGCGACGTCGTCGGCGCGCTGCGTGCCGCCGAGGAACTGCTGGCGTGCGAGGGTGCCGTGCTGCCCGCGACGCTGGAGCCGGTGCAGATCGCCGCTCGTGTCGCCGGCAGGCGGGTCAGCGGCCAGGCGGCGATCACCAACAGCCACGGTCCCCTCGAGTCGATCTGGCTGGAG from Euzebyales bacterium carries:
- the uvrC gene encoding excinuclease ABC subunit UvrC, with product MQNPARAFRPDPATIPTDPGCYLWRDRHGRVIYVGKAKQLRARLASYFGAWSTIHQRTRGMLETARSVEWIVTDNEVEALHLEYNLIKRHRPRYNVRYTDDKSYPYLAITVQEDVPRAMVRRNPRRDGTRYFGPYAHAYAIRETLDLLLRVFPVRTCSQGVFDRCERTGRPCLLYHIGRCAGPCVGKIDHEGHRDLVDEMINFLEGNTDDVLGELTEQMRDEADRLNYEAAARLRDQIDAAQRALAKQTMVTSARDSFDAINLFEDEYEAAFQVFSVRRGRVVGRKGWTVDKVEDLSSGELLGRFVLELAMERAEELPRQILVPFEPADGDTLEELCTELRRDAQDATGRVRLTVPVRGAKRDFLATVADNAKEAFHQHRLKRAKDFNARSQALNELQQALGLDEAPLRMECYDISTLQGTNSVASMVVMEDGLPRKSEYRRFQIRGVVGQDDFAMMHEVITRRFRRFLDEQAGPASERKFSYPSNLVIIDGGKGQLNAARRALEELGIDGVEICGLAKRLEEVFLPDRSEPVLLPRASEALYLLQRVRDEAHRFAVTYHRTLRGRRMTESAFDEIDGIGPARRRNLLDVFGSLQGVRDATIDELEQVPGISSMLARTIHAHFQPGTAAREDER
- the rapZ gene encoding RNase adapter RapZ, whose protein sequence is MTTARPAVVDDEVPQPEVVVITGMSGAGRSTASNVLEDLGYFVIDNMPPELLARVMELVTAAGSTIARVALVVDVRGRPLWGDVQPYIRSMREQGMPLRLLFLEADDETLVKRYEAARRRHPLAPSGRIIDGISNERALLTDLRADADLIVDTSATNVHELRNRVTDAFGDDGRAMIVNVLSFGFKHGTPRDADLVLDVRFLPNPHWVDELRPLTGRDAPVADYVFGQPLTKDFLARLLDLLDVMIPAFIDDGKRYLTIAIGCTGGRHRSVALAERIGEFVRRFDVAVQVDHRDCSL
- a CDS encoding gluconeogenesis factor YvcK family protein is translated as MNPTDPGTRPRRVVAIGGGHGLSRVLAACRHMEVAPTAVVTVADDGGSSGRLRRDLGIIALGDLRMALLALAGDTDLADVLAHRFERGHLEGHALGNLLLVALAERADGDVVGALRAAEELLACEGAVLPATLEPVQIAARVAGRRVSGQAAITNSHGPLESIWLEPHGPAACDDAIAAVQGADAVVLGPGSLFTSVIVNLLVPDLRGAVRDADCPVVHVANVKAPPGETAQLSLRDHVDQLRAALQGRSIDVVVMHDGPHPAGPGAALRPVADLPGVRHVVAADLLCRDAHGAIGAAHDPARLAAALQRALVVEAGPVAATP